A genome region from Streptomyces durmitorensis includes the following:
- a CDS encoding helix-turn-helix domain-containing protein yields MSDSAEVEISGGTVPATREGGDDLPRVLREETNQVAEQFGRALRVLVMRVQQLGISQNQLGRRLHATSSSMSKYVSGERVPDWEFVEALLQAVHKITKQALDAASYEELRELHERALFLRHPQRHDVQRIAMALDTSELQIAEMKLREAELEQEVQRLQERLDALRADQGREREQHEAEQAKLRRELEDTGARIEQMQRQCTILEEQLGQAQERAATAERTESAEALVPASEQDDREFGPDQVTLLETLADTYAQALTEEARAEVYQQLKRLPWYAGAAALALLDRRYPHLDSRAFAAAAMGGRSEPVEVRDAITWFYRHVPLTAADRLTRRVALGLSPFILAKVMESLARTRGAEAALAAVAEAAFNVGNGIGRSLQFTPSSMFPVVARSISDATLFREVHAREQRLREADRHSLSSARQSLETMLQVLTAGSPASTAARILWLNPRLQDMAMERATKGSDPESLKQLAAVAVQLRRLQAEQGVGDRDLASHLLGNMLAQTNDPVAVANLLSLWESEAEQKSEGVTVGDRLLALSMILKRHTSDAVRQLVTHNVALPPGSTHFFWRPDRFEPWQHAVDQLPVLQRRKLTPMLRSITRSAPALRQDRATPEA; encoded by the coding sequence TTGAGCGACTCGGCAGAGGTAGAGATTTCCGGCGGGACCGTTCCGGCGACCCGTGAGGGGGGCGATGACTTACCGCGCGTTCTCCGCGAGGAAACCAATCAGGTAGCGGAACAGTTCGGGCGAGCGCTGAGGGTGCTCGTCATGCGCGTGCAGCAGTTGGGCATTTCCCAGAACCAGTTGGGGCGCCGCCTCCACGCCACATCCAGTTCTATGTCGAAGTACGTGTCGGGGGAGCGGGTGCCGGACTGGGAGTTCGTGGAAGCCCTGCTTCAGGCAGTACACAAGATCACCAAGCAGGCTCTCGACGCGGCCTCGTATGAGGAACTGCGTGAACTGCACGAGCGGGCCTTGTTCCTGCGCCATCCGCAGCGTCATGACGTGCAGCGCATCGCGATGGCACTGGACACATCGGAGCTGCAGATCGCCGAAATGAAGTTGCGCGAGGCCGAACTGGAGCAGGAGGTGCAGCGGCTCCAGGAGCGACTGGACGCCCTGAGAGCGGATCAGGGCCGGGAGCGGGAGCAGCATGAGGCGGAGCAGGCCAAGCTGCGCCGGGAACTTGAGGACACGGGAGCACGCATCGAGCAGATGCAGCGGCAGTGCACCATCCTGGAGGAGCAACTGGGCCAGGCGCAGGAGCGGGCGGCCACCGCCGAGCGGACAGAGTCCGCTGAAGCTCTCGTACCTGCGAGTGAGCAGGACGATCGCGAGTTCGGACCTGACCAGGTGACGTTGCTGGAGACGTTGGCCGATACGTATGCGCAAGCGCTGACGGAAGAAGCTCGCGCCGAGGTGTACCAGCAGCTCAAAAGGCTTCCCTGGTATGCGGGCGCAGCAGCGTTGGCGCTGTTGGACCGCCGGTACCCGCATCTGGATTCCCGTGCCTTTGCAGCAGCCGCCATGGGCGGCAGATCAGAGCCGGTGGAAGTCCGAGACGCGATCACCTGGTTCTACCGTCACGTACCGCTGACGGCTGCCGACCGTTTGACTCGCCGGGTTGCGCTCGGCCTGTCGCCGTTCATCCTTGCCAAGGTCATGGAGTCGCTCGCACGAACCCGTGGTGCAGAAGCCGCTCTCGCCGCGGTTGCCGAAGCGGCTTTCAACGTGGGCAATGGCATCGGTCGCAGCCTGCAGTTCACTCCCTCGTCGATGTTCCCCGTAGTGGCGCGGTCGATTTCCGATGCAACGCTCTTCAGAGAAGTGCATGCACGGGAACAACGGCTGCGTGAGGCCGATCGGCACTCTCTCTCTTCTGCGAGGCAAAGCCTTGAGACGATGCTGCAAGTACTGACAGCGGGCTCACCAGCCTCGACCGCAGCAAGGATCCTGTGGCTCAACCCCCGGTTGCAGGACATGGCGATGGAACGAGCCACGAAGGGTTCGGACCCTGAGTCGCTGAAGCAGCTCGCCGCAGTCGCAGTGCAGCTGCGCCGTCTTCAGGCCGAGCAAGGTGTGGGCGACAGAGACCTGGCCAGCCACCTGCTGGGGAACATGCTCGCCCAGACGAACGACCCCGTGGCCGTGGCGAACCTCCTCAGCTTGTGGGAGTCGGAGGCCGAGCAGAAGAGCGAGGGCGTGACAGTTGGCGATCGGCTTCTGGCGCTATCGATGATCTTGAAACGGCATACCTCCGACGCGGTCCGCCAGCTGGTGACGCACAATGTCGCGCTTCCCCCAGGAAGCACCCATTTTTTCTGGCGGCCCGACCGGTTCGAGCCGTGGCAGCATGCCGTCGACCAACTCCCCGTCCTGCAACGGAGGAAACTCACCCCCATGCTCCGCAGCATCACCCGCTCGGCTCCAGCACTACGGCAGGACCGCGCAACCCCCGAAGCGTGA
- a CDS encoding 3-oxoacyl-ACP synthase III family protein, with protein MGTGLYLPERVVSNAELVRTLDTTDEWITTRTGIRERRYLAEGQVTSDMAIAAAHQALERSGVSASAIDAVIVATFTPDQPLPGTALTVMHAIGARSAIPLDLTQVGCAGAIYGIYTAAHLLQNERFRNVLVIGADTGSRAVDPADRTLRPFLGDAAGAVVLGRTEPGYGIVAWHTDTEPAFDVQIRAGGARMPTTDATVAAGEHYLKMDGKAVWRMATDKLPATIRETARRAGLEVTDIEHFLIHQANLNILREAVRVLGVEPERVPLTVPVLGNTAAASPFTVLHEVMESRVSHGDRMILASIGPGYLWGSICFRHYGSNP; from the coding sequence ATGGGCACGGGGTTGTACCTGCCCGAGCGAGTGGTGAGCAACGCCGAGCTCGTTCGTACGCTCGACACCACCGACGAGTGGATCACCACGCGCACCGGGATCCGGGAACGCCGGTACCTGGCCGAAGGGCAGGTGACCTCCGACATGGCGATCGCGGCGGCGCACCAAGCCCTGGAACGCAGCGGAGTGTCGGCCTCCGCGATCGATGCCGTGATCGTCGCCACCTTCACGCCCGACCAGCCGCTCCCCGGAACGGCCCTGACCGTGATGCACGCCATCGGCGCCCGGTCGGCCATCCCGCTGGACCTTACGCAGGTCGGCTGCGCCGGCGCGATCTACGGGATCTACACCGCAGCACACCTGCTCCAGAACGAGCGCTTCCGGAACGTTCTGGTCATCGGCGCGGACACCGGATCCCGCGCGGTCGACCCGGCCGACCGGACTCTGCGACCGTTCCTGGGCGATGCTGCGGGCGCGGTGGTACTCGGGCGGACCGAGCCCGGGTACGGAATCGTGGCCTGGCACACCGATACCGAGCCCGCGTTCGACGTGCAGATCCGTGCTGGTGGGGCCCGTATGCCGACCACTGATGCCACGGTGGCGGCTGGTGAGCACTACCTCAAGATGGATGGGAAGGCAGTGTGGCGGATGGCCACCGACAAGCTTCCTGCCACGATCAGGGAGACTGCGCGTCGGGCCGGGCTCGAAGTGACTGACATCGAGCACTTTCTCATCCACCAGGCCAACCTCAATATTCTCCGAGAGGCGGTGCGCGTGCTCGGCGTCGAGCCCGAGCGCGTACCGCTCACGGTTCCCGTCCTCGGCAACACGGCAGCGGCGAGCCCGTTCACCGTGCTGCATGAGGTCATGGAGAGCCGTGTCTCGCACGGCGACCGGATGATCTTGGCCTCGATCGGACCCGGCTACCTCTGGGGGTCCATCTGCTTCCGGCATTACGGATCGAATCCATAG